Proteins encoded together in one candidate division WOR-3 bacterium window:
- a CDS encoding response regulator encodes MASNPKKILLVEDEVNLRELVKARLEQNGYEVTVAGDGYQAIFQARRVKPDLIILDLMIPRLDGYTVCRTLKASSDLATVPIIMFTARSSPDDMRRGMDMGADAYVTKPFDPATLIAKIEELLQSRTPVEEPPTSSSGTPPSDQEKDKQH; translated from the coding sequence ATGGCATCGAATCCAAAGAAAATTCTCCTTGTCGAAGATGAGGTCAATCTCCGGGAACTGGTCAAAGCAAGACTGGAGCAAAATGGCTATGAGGTGACCGTTGCGGGTGATGGTTATCAGGCGATATTTCAGGCTCGCCGGGTAAAACCCGACCTGATTATCCTCGACTTGATGATACCCCGTCTTGACGGCTACACTGTCTGCCGCACCCTGAAAGCATCAAGCGACCTTGCCACTGTCCCGATAATAATGTTTACCGCTCGTTCCTCGCCCGACGATATGCGGCGCGGTATGGATATGGGTGCTGATGCCTATGTAACTAAACCGTTTGACCCGGCAACTCTTATCGCGAAAATCGAAGAGTTGCTCCAGTCCCGTACACCAGTTGAAGAACCCCCCACCTCATCCTCGGGAACACCGCCTTCGGACCAAGAAAAAGACAAACAACATTAA